One window of Gilliamella sp. B3022 genomic DNA carries:
- the rmuC gene encoding DNA recombination protein RmuC — MISHLGLIEWIAIVLGLVSLILLILLIKSLLVISNSNQLFNLQLSQLKQENQTLTNEVNQLESELNEHRQQNIEQFATISELKTRLEETRNAAHERQTVLEQSEQRLTTQFENLANRIFEHSGKKIEQQNKQSLNFLLSPLKEQLESFKKQVQDSFGEEAKERHTLTYEIRNLQQLNQQMTKEASNLTNALKSNNKIQGNWGEFILSQILDNSGLRLGHEYDTQVNLTNENNQRLQPDVIVHLPQGRDVVIDSKVTLVAYERYFNNDEEFIKSKALSDHLTAVRNHLKQLSQKDYHKLIGINSLDYILMFIPVEPAFLCAIDHDPSLINDALKNNIMIVSPTTLLVALRTIHNLWRYEHQNRNAELIADKASKLYDKVRGFVEDMENLGNTLDKAQQTYQNSINKLSKGRGNIIGQIEQFRELGVEVKKPINPDIASFSVDNLNKNKD, encoded by the coding sequence ATGATAAGTCATTTAGGACTAATTGAGTGGATCGCCATTGTGCTTGGATTAGTATCCTTAATTCTCTTAATTTTATTGATTAAATCACTGCTGGTTATTAGTAATTCAAATCAACTATTTAATTTACAACTTTCTCAGTTAAAACAAGAGAATCAAACATTAACTAATGAAGTAAATCAGCTTGAAAGTGAATTAAACGAACATCGACAACAAAATATCGAACAATTTGCTACTATTAGTGAACTAAAAACACGTTTAGAAGAAACGCGTAATGCAGCTCATGAACGCCAGACAGTACTAGAGCAAAGTGAACAACGACTTACCACTCAGTTTGAAAATTTAGCGAATCGTATATTTGAGCACAGCGGTAAAAAAATTGAACAACAAAATAAACAAAGCCTTAATTTCTTATTATCGCCATTAAAGGAACAATTAGAAAGCTTTAAAAAGCAAGTCCAAGATAGTTTTGGCGAAGAAGCAAAAGAACGCCATACGCTTACTTATGAGATCCGTAATTTACAGCAATTAAATCAACAAATGACTAAAGAGGCATCCAATCTTACTAACGCTTTAAAAAGTAACAATAAGATCCAAGGAAATTGGGGAGAGTTTATACTTAGTCAAATACTTGATAATTCCGGTTTAAGATTGGGTCATGAATATGATACTCAGGTTAATTTAACCAATGAAAATAACCAACGTCTTCAGCCTGATGTCATCGTACATCTACCTCAAGGGAGAGATGTGGTTATTGATTCTAAAGTGACGTTGGTTGCCTATGAACGTTATTTTAATAATGACGAAGAATTCATAAAAAGCAAAGCATTATCCGATCATTTAACTGCGGTACGTAACCATCTAAAGCAACTTAGTCAAAAAGATTATCATAAGTTAATTGGTATTAATTCTTTAGACTATATATTAATGTTTATTCCAGTAGAACCGGCATTTTTATGTGCCATTGATCATGATCCATCATTAATCAATGATGCACTCAAAAATAACATTATGATTGTCAGCCCAACCACCCTTTTGGTTGCCTTACGCACGATTCATAATTTGTGGCGTTATGAGCACCAAAATCGTAATGCTGAGCTAATTGCAGATAAAGCAAGTAAATTGTATGATAAAGTCCGCGGTTTTGTGGAAGATATGGAAAATCTAGGTAATACCCTTGATAAAGCTCAACAAACTTATCAAAATTCTATTAATAAACTATCCAAAGGTCGCGGTAATATTATAGGTCAAATTGAGCAATTTAGAGAATTAGGAGTTGAAGTTAAAAAACCTATTAATCCAGACATAGCATCATTTTCTGTAGATAATCTTAACAAAAATAAAGATTAA
- the xseB gene encoding exodeoxyribonuclease VII small subunit codes for MAKKQVTEPSFEETLKQLEIIVAQLENGDLPLDEALNEFEKGVKLAKSGQKQLQQAEQRIQILLSENSDAELSEFLTDNNE; via the coding sequence ATGGCTAAAAAACAAGTTACTGAACCAAGTTTTGAAGAGACCCTTAAACAACTTGAAATCATCGTTGCACAATTAGAAAATGGCGATTTACCATTAGACGAAGCATTGAATGAGTTTGAAAAAGGTGTTAAATTAGCTAAATCGGGTCAAAAGCAATTACAACAAGCGGAACAACGCATTCAGATATTATTATCTGAAAATAGTGATGCAGAACTATCTGAATTTTTAACCGATAATAATGAATAA
- the ispA gene encoding (2E,6E)-farnesyl diphosphate synthase yields the protein MNNLKPLQERINTFLATYITQFPSSKLQQAMSYSLLAGGKRIRPILVYLTGQMFNCPLSRLDEAAAAIEMIHTYSLIHDDLPAMDNDNLRRGKPTCHIQYGHAEAILAGDALQSLAFSLLSESQYLNNQVKIDMIAELANASGLTGMCLGQSLDLQAEHQTITLEHLQKIHNYKTGVLIKTAVRLGAFASGEISKPYYPLLDSYAQAIGLAFQIQDDILDVIGEQAIMGKPKGSDIIHEKSTYPALLGLQAAIDMTKQLYDQAIDSLNQIPYNSQQLQDLASFIINRNS from the coding sequence ATGAATAATTTAAAACCATTACAAGAGCGGATTAATACGTTCTTAGCGACATATATTACTCAGTTCCCTTCTTCTAAATTGCAACAAGCTATGAGTTATAGCTTGTTAGCCGGCGGTAAGCGAATTCGTCCAATACTGGTCTATTTAACTGGACAAATGTTCAATTGTCCGTTATCAAGATTAGATGAGGCTGCTGCTGCAATTGAGATGATACATACTTATTCATTAATTCATGACGATTTACCTGCAATGGATAATGATAACCTTCGACGCGGAAAACCTACATGTCATATTCAATATGGACATGCTGAAGCGATACTTGCTGGTGATGCATTACAATCATTAGCTTTTAGCTTATTATCTGAAAGCCAATATCTGAATAATCAAGTTAAAATTGATATGATTGCTGAACTTGCTAATGCTAGTGGGTTAACGGGTATGTGCTTAGGACAGTCTCTTGATTTGCAAGCAGAGCACCAAACTATTACCTTGGAACATTTACAAAAGATCCACAACTACAAAACTGGGGTATTAATTAAAACAGCGGTTCGATTAGGTGCGTTTGCCAGTGGCGAGATAAGCAAACCATATTATCCCTTGCTTGATAGTTATGCTCAAGCAATTGGACTTGCCTTCCAAATACAGGATGATATTTTAGATGTTATTGGTGAACAAGCTATTATGGGCAAACCTAAAGGCTCCGATATTATCCATGAAAAAAGTACTTACCCTGCTTTATTAGGTCTACAAGCAGCTATAGACATGACAAAACAGTTATACGATCAGGCTATCGATAGTCTCAATCAAATACCTTATAATAGCCAACAACTACAAGATCTTGCTAGTTTTATTATAAATCGAAATAGTTAA
- the dxs gene encoding 1-deoxy-D-xylulose-5-phosphate synthase: protein MKMNLDNYPLLKKINFPEDLRCYPQSQLPEICRELRQFLLNCVSKSSGHLASGLGVVELTVALHYVYHTPFDKIIWDVGHQAYPHKILTGRRDQMLTIRQKGGLHPFPHRNESEYDVLTTGHSSTSISAALGIAISEQKKQSGQKVVAIIGDGALTAGMAFEAMNHAGHIKPNMLVIVNDNDMSISENTGALNQHLAQILSSKTYTAFRESGKRVLANIPPLKELLKKTEEHLKGLMTPAILFEELGFNYIGPVDGHDVESLVTTLQKVRQLKGPQLLHVITQKGKGYAPAEQNPTLWHGVPKFNPNDGILPAANQITPTYSQVFGDWLCEMARHDKQLMAITPAMSEGSGMTKFANLYPDQFFDVAIAEQHAVTLAAGFAISGLKPVVAIYSTFLQRAYDQVIHDVAIQNLPILFAIDRAGIVGADGETHQGSFDLSFMRCIPNFVIMTPSDENECRQMLYTGYLHNGPVAVRYPRGEGKGVQLEPLATIPIGKSKLCIEGENIALLNFGTLLPEVLQAGKKINATVIDMRFVKPLDEKVLLHISQTHNILVTVEENSIKGGAGSGVCEFLLSKKIKCDILNIGLPDKFIPQGSQNEIRKEMGLNGEHIIEKINEFINQ, encoded by the coding sequence ATAAAAATGAATTTGGATAATTATCCCTTATTAAAAAAAATTAATTTCCCAGAGGATTTGCGGTGTTATCCTCAATCTCAACTGCCTGAAATTTGTCGTGAACTAAGGCAATTTTTGTTAAATTGTGTGAGTAAATCCAGTGGACATTTAGCATCAGGACTGGGGGTGGTTGAATTAACAGTAGCACTGCATTATGTTTACCACACTCCTTTTGACAAAATTATTTGGGATGTTGGCCATCAAGCTTATCCTCATAAAATTTTAACTGGTCGGCGTGATCAAATGCTCACAATACGGCAAAAAGGTGGACTTCATCCATTTCCACACCGTAATGAAAGCGAATATGATGTTTTAACAACAGGTCATTCTTCGACTTCTATCAGTGCCGCATTAGGTATTGCTATTAGTGAGCAAAAAAAACAATCTGGGCAGAAGGTAGTGGCAATTATTGGTGATGGTGCCCTTACCGCTGGTATGGCTTTTGAAGCAATGAATCATGCTGGGCATATTAAACCCAACATGTTAGTTATTGTTAACGATAATGATATGTCAATTTCAGAAAATACTGGTGCACTTAATCAACATTTAGCTCAAATACTATCAAGTAAAACCTACACCGCTTTCCGTGAAAGCGGCAAACGAGTGCTTGCTAATATTCCACCATTGAAAGAACTATTAAAAAAAACCGAAGAACATTTAAAAGGCTTAATGACGCCGGCAATTTTATTTGAAGAACTTGGCTTTAATTATATTGGTCCTGTTGATGGACATGATGTTGAAAGTTTGGTAACCACTTTACAAAAAGTTCGGCAATTAAAAGGCCCACAATTGCTTCATGTTATTACTCAAAAAGGTAAAGGTTATGCACCAGCAGAACAAAATCCAACTTTGTGGCACGGTGTACCGAAATTTAATCCTAATGATGGAATATTGCCAGCAGCTAACCAAATTACACCAACCTATTCACAAGTTTTTGGTGATTGGTTATGTGAAATGGCACGCCATGATAAACAACTAATGGCTATCACTCCAGCAATGAGCGAAGGTTCAGGTATGACTAAGTTTGCCAATCTTTATCCTGATCAGTTTTTTGATGTGGCCATCGCTGAGCAACATGCAGTGACGCTTGCTGCTGGTTTTGCTATTAGTGGTTTAAAACCGGTCGTTGCAATTTATTCAACTTTTTTACAACGTGCTTATGATCAAGTTATTCATGATGTTGCCATTCAGAACTTACCAATTTTATTTGCTATAGACAGAGCCGGTATTGTTGGTGCTGATGGTGAAACCCACCAAGGGTCATTTGATCTAAGCTTCATGCGTTGCATACCTAATTTTGTCATAATGACGCCAAGTGATGAAAATGAGTGCCGACAAATGCTTTATACAGGTTATTTGCATAATGGTCCTGTAGCTGTGCGATATCCTCGCGGTGAAGGTAAAGGTGTGCAATTAGAGCCACTAGCAACCATACCAATTGGAAAATCAAAATTATGCATCGAAGGTGAAAATATAGCTTTACTCAATTTTGGCACATTACTACCTGAAGTTTTACAGGCTGGTAAAAAAATTAATGCTACAGTCATAGATATGCGTTTTGTTAAACCATTAGATGAAAAAGTCCTTTTGCACATTAGCCAAACTCATAATATACTTGTCACTGTAGAAGAAAATAGCATTAAAGGCGGTGCAGGAAGTGGCGTCTGTGAATTTTTATTATCTAAAAAAATAAAATGTGATATTTTAAATATTGGATTACCAGATAAGTTTATTCCTCAAGGATCTCAAAATGAGATAAGAAAAGAGATGGGATTAAACGGTGAACACATTATAGAAAAAATTAATGAATTTATAAATCAATAG
- the zapA gene encoding cell division protein ZapA, with product METQAVTIQIFGRTLKFNCPVDEVDALTNAAKDLDERLSHLREKSPQIGSEQLIMTAALNISYELTKEKEKSNEFSHRLKMLQQLLDSALNTNN from the coding sequence ATGGAAACTCAAGCTGTCACTATTCAAATTTTTGGACGTACATTAAAATTCAATTGTCCGGTTGATGAAGTTGACGCACTAACCAATGCTGCAAAAGATTTGGATGAGCGATTATCTCATTTGCGTGAAAAATCTCCACAAATAGGTAGTGAACAACTAATCATGACCGCAGCGCTTAATATTTCTTATGAATTAACAAAGGAAAAAGAAAAAAGTAACGAATTTAGCCATAGACTAAAAATGCTGCAACAATTGCTTGATTCTGCTTTGAATACCAACAATTAA
- a CDS encoding 5-formyltetrahydrofolate cyclo-ligase: MNIRQTIRQKRRQLSPIERVNAQHAIYQQILQHQDIKLAQNIAIFLSVDGEVDTKSIIEYLWQQNKSVYLPVIHPFVSTHLLFLKYTPQTSLIKNKFNILQPTLNVLNVLPHHKLDIIFTPLVAFDERGYRIGMGGGFYDRMLANYQSQKILPIGLAFACQKVPHIDNQPWDIKLPEIIYA, from the coding sequence ATGAATATTAGACAGACTATACGCCAAAAAAGACGTCAACTCTCTCCAATTGAACGCGTTAATGCGCAGCATGCTATTTATCAACAAATCCTCCAACACCAAGATATAAAATTAGCCCAAAATATAGCTATATTCCTATCAGTTGATGGTGAAGTCGATACTAAATCAATTATAGAATATTTATGGCAACAAAATAAATCTGTCTATTTACCCGTTATACATCCATTTGTTTCTACGCATTTACTTTTTTTAAAATATACCCCACAAACCTCTTTAATTAAAAATAAATTCAATATACTGCAACCAACTCTAAATGTTCTTAATGTATTACCTCATCATAAATTAGATATCATTTTTACGCCACTGGTTGCTTTTGATGAAAGAGGATATCGTATAGGTATGGGCGGAGGATTTTATGACCGTATGTTAGCGAATTATCAAAGCCAGAAAATTTTGCCTATCGGCCTAGCTTTTGCCTGCCAAAAAGTACCACATATTGATAACCAACCATGGGATATCAAGCTTCCCGAAATCATCTACGCTTAA
- a CDS encoding catalase, with protein MSEKKVLTTNNGAPISDNQNSRTAGPRGPVLIDDFQLIEKLAQFNRENIPERRVHAKGSGAHGTFTVTKDITQYSYASIFANVGKQTPVFARFSTVGGERGSSDTARDPRGFSIKFYTDQGNWDIVGNNTPVFFIRDALKFPDFIHTQKRDPKTNLKDPQMMWDFWSLSPESLHQVTILFSDRGIPDGYRHMHGFGSHTYSLINKDGIRTWVKWHFRTEQGIKNIHPKVAAEMDGTHPDSAQEDLFKAIERGDYPKWRLYMQVMTEEQANNHPENPFDVTKVWSQKQYPLMEVGVMELNRNPENYFAEVEQAAFEPSNIVPGVGLSPDKMLQGRVFAYADAHRYRIGTNYQQLPINAPKCPVHNYQRDGSMRFYSVDNAPNYEPNSIDSAPKQQPQYAEPPMHVPPTDAMDRYDHRVDNDYYSQPRALFNLMHPDQKQLLIDNIVGSMKSVDRDIQIRQLQHFYKVHPDYGSGIAKGLGIDVDLIKS; from the coding sequence ATGTCAGAAAAAAAAGTCTTAACCACCAATAATGGGGCACCTATCTCCGATAATCAAAACTCACGCACGGCAGGTCCACGTGGTCCAGTTTTGATTGATGATTTTCAACTCATCGAAAAACTTGCTCAATTTAACCGCGAGAACATTCCGGAGCGCCGTGTACATGCTAAAGGCTCAGGCGCACATGGAACTTTTACGGTCACCAAAGATATTACCCAATATTCATATGCCAGTATTTTCGCCAATGTTGGCAAACAAACTCCAGTATTTGCTCGATTTTCAACTGTGGGAGGGGAAAGAGGCTCATCTGATACGGCTCGAGATCCGCGTGGATTTTCGATAAAATTCTACACCGATCAAGGTAACTGGGATATTGTCGGCAATAATACACCTGTGTTTTTTATTCGTGATGCACTCAAATTTCCGGATTTTATTCATACCCAAAAACGCGATCCGAAAACCAACTTAAAAGATCCACAAATGATGTGGGACTTTTGGTCTTTATCACCGGAATCATTGCATCAAGTCACTATTTTATTTTCTGACCGTGGAATTCCAGATGGTTATCGTCATATGCATGGTTTTGGTAGCCATACTTATAGTCTTATCAATAAAGATGGTATACGAACTTGGGTTAAATGGCATTTTAGAACTGAACAAGGCATTAAAAATATTCATCCAAAAGTTGCTGCTGAAATGGATGGTACTCATCCCGATTCAGCACAAGAAGATTTATTTAAGGCAATTGAACGAGGTGATTATCCAAAATGGCGACTTTATATGCAAGTAATGACCGAAGAACAGGCCAATAATCATCCCGAGAATCCATTTGATGTCACTAAAGTTTGGTCACAAAAACAGTATCCCTTAATGGAAGTAGGTGTGATGGAACTTAACCGTAATCCAGAAAACTATTTTGCCGAAGTTGAACAAGCGGCATTTGAGCCAAGTAATATCGTACCGGGTGTTGGTTTATCACCAGATAAGATGTTACAAGGACGAGTTTTTGCTTACGCCGATGCGCACCGCTATCGTATAGGTACCAATTATCAGCAGTTACCAATTAATGCGCCAAAATGTCCAGTTCACAATTATCAACGTGACGGTTCAATGCGTTTTTACAGTGTAGATAATGCACCTAATTATGAACCTAACAGCATCGATAGTGCACCAAAACAACAACCACAATATGCCGAACCACCAATGCATGTACCACCAACGGATGCTATGGATAGGTATGATCATAGGGTCGATAATGATTACTATTCACAACCGAGAGCTTTGTTCAATTTAATGCATCCCGATCAAAAACAGTTGCTTATTGACAATATTGTCGGCTCAATGAAAAGTGTTGATCGCGATATTCAAATTAGACAACTTCAACACTTCTATAAAGTTCATCCTGATTATGGTTCAGGTATTGCTAAAGGATTAGGTATTGATGTTGATTTAATCAAAAGTTAA
- the rlmB gene encoding 23S rRNA (guanosine(2251)-2'-O)-methyltransferase RlmB — translation MSETVYGMHAIEALLARSPERIIEVFIIKGREDKRLIALVHQLEQLGLPVKIANRQWLDEKTKNGVHQGILAMVKPNRGYQENDIPLLMEQQSNPVILILDGVTDPHNLGACIRTADAAGVSFIIVPKDRSAPLNSTAQKVACGAAESIPVVRVTNLARTMRMLQDEYQVWIVGTAGEADRTLYQTEFYQSSTPTSLALVMGAEGEGMRRLTKEHCDELVSIPMSGIVSSLNVSVATGVCLFEIVRQKNK, via the coding sequence ATGAGTGAAACAGTTTATGGTATGCACGCTATTGAAGCATTATTAGCGCGCTCACCGGAAAGAATTATTGAGGTATTTATTATTAAAGGGCGTGAAGATAAACGTCTAATTGCCCTTGTTCATCAATTAGAACAACTGGGATTGCCAGTTAAAATAGCGAATCGTCAGTGGTTGGATGAAAAAACCAAAAATGGTGTTCACCAAGGCATTTTAGCTATGGTTAAACCAAATCGTGGTTATCAAGAAAATGACATTCCACTACTGATGGAGCAGCAATCCAATCCTGTTATCTTAATTTTGGATGGCGTGACTGATCCTCATAATTTAGGGGCATGTATTCGTACTGCCGACGCAGCAGGTGTAAGTTTTATTATCGTTCCAAAAGATCGCTCAGCACCTCTTAATTCTACTGCTCAAAAAGTAGCCTGTGGTGCAGCAGAAAGCATTCCAGTTGTGAGAGTAACAAATTTAGCCCGCACCATGCGGATGCTACAAGATGAATACCAAGTTTGGATTGTTGGTACCGCTGGTGAAGCTGATAGAACACTTTATCAAACTGAATTTTATCAATCATCGACCCCGACGTCATTAGCTTTGGTTATGGGGGCAGAAGGTGAGGGAATGCGTCGTTTAACAAAAGAACATTGTGACGAATTAGTGAGTATTCCAATGTCAGGTATTGTCTCTTCGCTTAATGTATCGGTCGCGACAGGTGTTTGTTTATTTGAAATTGTGCGCCAGAAGAACAAATAG
- the rnr gene encoding ribonuclease R — MIKDPFFDRESEKYDSPIASRELILDYLKQEAKPANLEKIAQAVSIKDDEQKVALHRRLRAMERDGQVVFTRRKCYALPEKFDMVKGSVIAHRDGFGFLRVEGTPEDYFLSPEQMKKVLQGDVILAQPMGTQHRGKIEARVVRILEPRSNFIVGRYFIEQGVGFVVPDDSRLNFDILIVGKAHRTVRMGSVVVVELQQRPERRQKAVGTIKEVLGEIMGTNLAIDIALRNHEIPYELPKTVIIETSKFTEQVPENAKKGRKDLRELPLVTIDGEDARDFDDAVYCQKNRGGGYRLWVAIADVSYYVRPGKALDTEACLRGTSVYFPSRVIPMLPEVLSNGLCSLNPQVDRLCLVCEMTVSNKGRLTGFEFYEAVMNSHARLTYSKVAKILDGDKELLEHYRDLVPHLKNLQGLYNVLDKARIARGAIGFESEEPKFIFNADKRIESIELTQRNVAHKIIEECMILANVAAAKFVIKADVPSLFRVHDKPDEERMNNLRSILSELGLSLGGGPNPKPKDIAELMVAVEKRSDHEMLQTVILRSMKQAIYDPENRGHFGLALEEYAHFTSPIRRYPDLLLHRAIKWILADQNHKTSKTGGYRYNTSEMLYFGEHCSMTERRADEAVRDVVDWLKCDYMQDHLGEVFNGTISSVVNFGFFVRLDDLFIDGLVHVSSLENDYYNFDGSRNRLIGENTRFIYRLGDKVQIKVDNVNPEERKIDFSLVGSNNKPKRQGKTAKDKTKQDKIDLSADLPIKRKAKKSSSKKRSDNASTKAENKTKSNGKPKAIVKTKAKSKNKKRTKKNSTLKSTSKKITNKKTKSSK, encoded by the coding sequence ATGATAAAAGATCCTTTCTTTGATAGAGAATCAGAAAAGTATGATTCTCCAATTGCCAGTCGTGAACTTATTTTAGATTATCTTAAACAAGAAGCGAAACCTGCAAATTTAGAAAAGATTGCCCAAGCTGTTTCAATAAAAGACGATGAGCAAAAAGTAGCTTTACATCGTCGTCTTCGAGCGATGGAACGTGACGGACAAGTTGTATTTACCCGTCGCAAATGTTATGCCTTACCTGAAAAGTTCGATATGGTTAAAGGGAGTGTAATTGCACACCGTGATGGCTTCGGTTTTTTGCGAGTAGAAGGTACTCCAGAAGATTATTTTTTATCACCCGAACAGATGAAAAAAGTGTTACAAGGTGATGTGATCTTAGCTCAACCAATGGGGACGCAACATCGTGGTAAAATTGAAGCACGTGTAGTGCGAATTTTAGAACCTCGCAGTAATTTTATCGTTGGACGATATTTTATTGAACAAGGTGTTGGCTTTGTCGTGCCGGATGACAGTCGGTTGAATTTTGATATATTAATTGTTGGTAAAGCGCATCGTACTGTGCGTATGGGATCAGTAGTGGTTGTTGAATTACAGCAACGTCCTGAGCGTCGTCAGAAAGCGGTAGGGACCATTAAAGAAGTGCTTGGTGAAATTATGGGAACCAACCTTGCTATTGATATTGCGCTTCGTAATCACGAAATTCCTTATGAATTACCTAAAACAGTGATAATAGAGACCAGCAAATTTACTGAGCAAGTTCCAGAAAACGCCAAAAAAGGCCGTAAGGATTTGCGCGAATTACCTTTAGTTACCATTGATGGCGAAGACGCCCGTGATTTTGATGATGCTGTTTATTGCCAAAAAAATCGTGGTGGAGGCTATCGTTTATGGGTTGCTATTGCGGATGTGAGTTATTACGTCCGACCAGGTAAGGCTTTAGATACAGAAGCATGCTTACGCGGTACATCAGTCTATTTCCCCTCTCGTGTGATTCCTATGTTGCCAGAAGTGTTATCTAATGGGCTTTGTTCATTAAATCCGCAAGTTGATCGCTTATGTTTGGTGTGCGAAATGACGGTGTCAAATAAAGGTCGTCTAACTGGTTTTGAGTTTTACGAAGCCGTGATGAATTCTCATGCAAGATTGACTTATAGCAAAGTAGCCAAAATTTTAGATGGTGATAAAGAATTGCTTGAACATTATCGTGATTTAGTGCCACACCTTAAAAACTTGCAAGGTCTTTATAATGTACTAGATAAAGCTCGTATTGCACGCGGTGCGATAGGTTTTGAGTCCGAAGAGCCAAAATTCATTTTTAATGCTGATAAACGTATTGAAAGCATTGAACTGACTCAACGTAATGTCGCTCATAAAATTATTGAAGAGTGTATGATTTTAGCGAATGTAGCTGCTGCAAAATTCGTCATTAAAGCGGATGTTCCGTCTTTATTCCGAGTACATGATAAACCTGATGAAGAGCGCATGAATAATCTGCGCAGTATTTTAAGTGAACTAGGGTTGTCCCTTGGTGGTGGTCCAAATCCTAAACCAAAAGATATTGCAGAGTTAATGGTTGCTGTTGAAAAGCGTTCAGATCATGAAATGCTACAAACTGTTATTTTACGATCAATGAAACAAGCTATTTATGATCCAGAAAATCGAGGCCACTTTGGTTTGGCGCTGGAAGAGTATGCACACTTTACTTCGCCTATTCGTCGTTATCCCGATTTACTGTTACATCGAGCTATTAAATGGATCTTGGCTGACCAAAATCATAAAACCAGTAAAACTGGTGGTTATCGTTATAATACTAGTGAAATGCTTTACTTTGGTGAACACTGTTCAATGACTGAACGACGAGCTGATGAAGCCGTGCGTGATGTAGTGGACTGGCTCAAATGTGATTACATGCAAGATCATCTTGGAGAAGTGTTTAATGGAACAATTTCAAGCGTCGTTAATTTTGGATTCTTTGTTCGTTTGGATGATTTGTTTATTGACGGTTTGGTTCATGTCTCTTCACTTGAAAATGATTATTATAATTTTGATGGCTCACGCAATCGCTTAATTGGCGAAAATACTCGTTTCATATATCGTTTGGGCGATAAAGTACAGATTAAAGTCGATAATGTGAACCCTGAAGAACGTAAAATTGATTTTTCGTTAGTAGGCAGTAATAATAAGCCGAAACGTCAAGGTAAAACAGCTAAAGATAAAACTAAACAGGATAAAATTGATTTAAGTGCAGATTTACCAATTAAACGAAAAGCTAAAAAATCATCCAGTAAAAAAAGAAGCGATAATGCTAGCACTAAAGCTGAAAATAAAACAAAAAGCAACGGGAAACCAAAAGCGATAGTAAAAACTAAAGCTAAATCCAAAAATAAAAAGAGAACAAAGAAAAACAGTACATTAAAATCGACCAGTAAAAAAATTACGAATAAAAAGACAAAGAGTAGCAAATAA